From one Rhodamnia argentea isolate NSW1041297 chromosome 1, ASM2092103v1, whole genome shotgun sequence genomic stretch:
- the LOC115743277 gene encoding protein unc-13 homolog isoform X1, with product MAHTAICRESLSGPLSSCSAAVDLEWPFGKLDGLDQDDIRETAYEIFFTSCRSSPGFGGRTAIAYYSSSQTSDNAEGGSPVAGGQGRANGVGMAPNSRVKRALGLKMIKRSQSKRMVSGWATIGGISAPSSPNRHSTGPKFLSPGVAQTVPPSRARRPLTSAEIMRQQMRVTEQSDNRLRKTLMRTLVGQMGRRAETIILPLELLRHIKPSEFGDSHEYHIWQKRQLKVLEAGLLLHPSIPLEKSNTFAARLRDVILSGDSKPVDFGKNTDVMRTLCNSVVSLSWRSPSGTPTDICHWADGYPLNVHLYITLLQSIFDVRDETLVLDEVDELLELMKKTWSTLGINRSIHNVCFTWVLFQQYVATSEMEPDLLCASHAMLVEVSRDAKKPDRDAIFVRILSSVLSSMREWSEKRLHHYQDYFSRGMVGLIENILPLALTASAICSEDAMLPVTAAGHEKSDSVLDSTGDRVDDYIRSSLKNEFTKMIKTSSFNQAMDAKQEAVEALLSLAKETEDLALREREYFSPIMKKWHPFAAGVAAVVLHNCYGAVLKRYMASSPKLSSETVSVLQRAGKLENFLVQMVVEDSTECEDGGKSLVREMAPYEVESIILKLLKQWIDEKLRKGKECLRQAKETETWNPKSKTEPYAQSAVELMRLIKETVDEFFDIPIGITEDLIQDLADGLGHLFQDYISFAASCGSKQSYIPSLPPLTRCHRASQFVKIWRNVTPCSVGVEDGHGIGSNDGHNPRPSTSRGTQRLYIRLNSLHYLLTHLHSLNKTLTLSPRVSPSRNRFTNRRQQGKTSSYFDIARGSIQAACQHVSEVAAYRLIFLDSNNVFYENLYAGDVANARIRPVLRTLKQNLTLLCAILTDCAQPLAVKEIMKAAFEAYLMVLLAGGNSRVFYRGDHKMIDEDLAGLKRAFASCGEGLIAEDVVDREAEVVEGVVALLGQATEQLIEDFSILTCETSGIGVMGAGQKLPMPTTTRRWHRSDPNTILRVLCHRNDRAANHFLKKSFRMAKRR from the exons ATGGCCCACACCGCCATCTGCCGGGAGTCCTTGTCCGGGCCCCTCTCCTCATGCTCGGCTGCCGTGGACCTCGAGTGGCCCTTTGGGAAGCTCGATGGCCTAGACCAAGACGACATCCGCGAGACCGCCTATGAGATCTTCTTCACGTCTTGCCGTTCTTCGCCTGGATTTGGGGGCCGCACTGCCATAGCTTATTACTCCTCGTCGCAGACATCCGACAATGCAGAGGGAGGTTCGCCGGTGGCCGGAGGCCAGGGCAGGGCCAACGGGGTGGGGATGGCGCCAAATAGTAGGGTGAAGAGGGCTCTAGGGTTGAAGATGATCAAGCGGTCACAGTCGAAGAGGATGGTATCTGGTTGGGCGACCATCGGTGGGATCTCCGCGCCATCTTCCCCGAACCGACACAGCACGGGGCCCAAGTTTTTGAGCCCTGGGGTGGCGCAGACCGTTCCACCTTCAAGGGCAAGACGGCCACTCACGTCGGCCGAGATCATGAGGCAACAGATGAGGGTGACGGAGCAGAGTGATAATAGGCTCAGGAAAACGCTTATGAGGACCCTTGTAGGCCAA ATGGGAAGACGAGCAGAGACGATAATCCTTCCATTGGAGCTTCTCCGGCACATAAAGCCGTCCGAGTTCGGCGACTCGCACGAGTACCACATTTGGCAGAAGCGCCAGCTCAAGGTCCTCGAGGCCGGTCTCCTCCTCCACCCCTCTATCCCGCTCGAGAAGTCCAACACTTTCGCCGCGCGCCTCCGGGACGTCATCCTCTCTGGTGACTCGAAGCCCGTCGACTTTGGTAAGAACACGGACGTTATGAGGACCCTATGCAATTCGGTTGTCTCTTTGTCTTGGCGAAGCCCGAGTGGGACTCCAACCGACATCTGCCACTGGGCCGACGGGTACCCGCTCAACGTCCATCTGTACATCACTCTCCTGCAGTCGATCTTCGATGTGAGGGACGAGACGTTGGTCCTGGACGAGGTCGATGAACTTCTAGAGCTCATGAAGAAGACATGGTCCACATTGGGCATCAATAGGTCTATCCACAATGTGTGCTTCACTTGGGTGCTTTTCCAACAGTATGTGGCAACGTCGGAGATGGAGCCAGACCTCCTCTGCGCTTCGCACGCCATGCTTGTGGAAGTATCGAGAGATGCCAAGAAGCCGGATCGAGACGCCATATTTGTGAGGATCTTGTCGTCGGTGTTGTCGTCGATGCGGGAGTGGTCGGAGAAACGGTTGCATCACTACCAGGACTACTTTTCGAGGGGGATGGTGGGCTTGATCGAGAACATCCTCCCTCTGGCCTTGACGGCCTCGGCCATTTGCAGCGAGGATGCCATGCTACCGGTCACGGCTGCAGGCCATGAGAAGAGCGACTCTGTCCTGGACTCGACCGGTGATCGCGTGGACGACTACATAAGGTCCTCTTTGAAGAATGAATTCACAAAG ATGATCAAAACCAGTAGTTTCAATCAAGCAATGGATGCGAAACAAGAGGCGGTGGAAGCTCTCCTCAGCCTAGCGAAGGAGACGGAGGATTTGGCCTTGAGAGAGAGGGAATACTTCAGCCCCATCATGAAGAAATGGCATCCGTTCGCGGCCGGGGTCGCGGCGGTGGTGCTACACAATTGCTACGGGGCTGTGTTGAAGCGGTACATGGCTAGTTCGCCGAAGCTCAGCAGCGAAACCGTGAGCGTGCTTCAGAGAGCTGGGAAGCTAGAGAATTTCCTGGTGCAGATGGTGGTTGAGGACTCCACCGAGTGCGAGGACGGCGGCAAGTCCCTCGTCCGAGAAATGGCTCCGTACGAAGTCGAGTCCATCATCTTGAAGCTTTTGAAGCAATGGATCGATGAGAAGCTCAGGAAAGGGAAAGAATGCCTCCGGCAAGCCAAAGAAACCGAA ACATGGAACCCGAAGTCTAAGACTGAGCCGTACGCGCAATCCGCCGTGGAGCTAATGAGACTGATAAAGGAAACCGTGGACGAGTTCTTCGACATCCCGATCGGAATCACCGAGGACTTGATCCAAGATCTCGCCGACGGTCTAGGCCACCTGTTTCAGGATTACATTTCCTTTGCTGCATCATGTG GATCAAAGCAGAGTTACATTCCCTCACTCCCTCCTCTAACAAGATGTCACAGAGCCTCCCAGTTTGTCAAGATTTGGAGGAATGTCACTCCTTGCAGCGTCGGAGTGGAAGACGGGCATGGAATTGGGTCCAACGACGGCCACAACCCGAGGCCGTCGACGAGCCGCGGCACGCAGCGCCTCTACATCCGCCTCAACAGCTTGCACTACCTCCTCACCCACCTCCACTCCCTCAACAAGACCCTCACCCTCTCGCCCCGGGTCTCCCCGTCCCGGAACCGCTTCACAAACCGGCGGCAACAGGGCAAGACCTCGTCCTACTTCGACATTGCCCGGGGTTCGATCCAGGCGGCCTGCCAGCACGTCTCCGAGGTCGCCGCGTACCGCCTCATCTTCCTCGACTCGAACAACGTCTTCTACGAGAACCTTTACGCGGGCGACGTCGCCAATGCCCGCATTAGGCCCGTCTTGAGGACCCTCAAGCAGAACCTGACTCTACTGTGCGCGATCCTCACGGACTGCGCTCAGCCGCTCGCAGTCAAGGAGATCATGAAGGCCGCCTTCGAGGCCTACCTCATGGTGCTCCTGGCCGGGGGCAACTCGCGGGTCTTCTACCGAGGGGACCACAAGATGATCGACGAGGACTTGGCGGGCCTGAAGCGGGCCTTCGCCTCGTGCGGCGAGGGGCTCATAGCCGAGGATGTGGTCGACCGCGAGGCCGAGGTGGTGGAGGGGGTGGTTGCGCTGCTGGGGCAGGCGACGGAGCAGCTGATCGAGGACTTCAGCATCTTGACGTGCGAGACAAGCGGGATCGGGGTGATGGGCGCGGGGCAGAAGCTGCCGAtgccgacgacgacgaggagGTGGCACCGGTCGGACCCGAACACGATCTTGAGGGTGTTGTGCCACAGGAACGACAGGGCCGCGAATCATTTCCTCAAGAAATCGTTCCGGATGGCCAAGAGGAGATAG
- the LOC115743277 gene encoding protein unc-13 homolog isoform X2 has translation MGRRAETIILPLELLRHIKPSEFGDSHEYHIWQKRQLKVLEAGLLLHPSIPLEKSNTFAARLRDVILSGDSKPVDFGKNTDVMRTLCNSVVSLSWRSPSGTPTDICHWADGYPLNVHLYITLLQSIFDVRDETLVLDEVDELLELMKKTWSTLGINRSIHNVCFTWVLFQQYVATSEMEPDLLCASHAMLVEVSRDAKKPDRDAIFVRILSSVLSSMREWSEKRLHHYQDYFSRGMVGLIENILPLALTASAICSEDAMLPVTAAGHEKSDSVLDSTGDRVDDYIRSSLKNEFTKMIKTSSFNQAMDAKQEAVEALLSLAKETEDLALREREYFSPIMKKWHPFAAGVAAVVLHNCYGAVLKRYMASSPKLSSETVSVLQRAGKLENFLVQMVVEDSTECEDGGKSLVREMAPYEVESIILKLLKQWIDEKLRKGKECLRQAKETETWNPKSKTEPYAQSAVELMRLIKETVDEFFDIPIGITEDLIQDLADGLGHLFQDYISFAASCGSKQSYIPSLPPLTRCHRASQFVKIWRNVTPCSVGVEDGHGIGSNDGHNPRPSTSRGTQRLYIRLNSLHYLLTHLHSLNKTLTLSPRVSPSRNRFTNRRQQGKTSSYFDIARGSIQAACQHVSEVAAYRLIFLDSNNVFYENLYAGDVANARIRPVLRTLKQNLTLLCAILTDCAQPLAVKEIMKAAFEAYLMVLLAGGNSRVFYRGDHKMIDEDLAGLKRAFASCGEGLIAEDVVDREAEVVEGVVALLGQATEQLIEDFSILTCETSGIGVMGAGQKLPMPTTTRRWHRSDPNTILRVLCHRNDRAANHFLKKSFRMAKRR, from the exons ATGGGAAGACGAGCAGAGACGATAATCCTTCCATTGGAGCTTCTCCGGCACATAAAGCCGTCCGAGTTCGGCGACTCGCACGAGTACCACATTTGGCAGAAGCGCCAGCTCAAGGTCCTCGAGGCCGGTCTCCTCCTCCACCCCTCTATCCCGCTCGAGAAGTCCAACACTTTCGCCGCGCGCCTCCGGGACGTCATCCTCTCTGGTGACTCGAAGCCCGTCGACTTTGGTAAGAACACGGACGTTATGAGGACCCTATGCAATTCGGTTGTCTCTTTGTCTTGGCGAAGCCCGAGTGGGACTCCAACCGACATCTGCCACTGGGCCGACGGGTACCCGCTCAACGTCCATCTGTACATCACTCTCCTGCAGTCGATCTTCGATGTGAGGGACGAGACGTTGGTCCTGGACGAGGTCGATGAACTTCTAGAGCTCATGAAGAAGACATGGTCCACATTGGGCATCAATAGGTCTATCCACAATGTGTGCTTCACTTGGGTGCTTTTCCAACAGTATGTGGCAACGTCGGAGATGGAGCCAGACCTCCTCTGCGCTTCGCACGCCATGCTTGTGGAAGTATCGAGAGATGCCAAGAAGCCGGATCGAGACGCCATATTTGTGAGGATCTTGTCGTCGGTGTTGTCGTCGATGCGGGAGTGGTCGGAGAAACGGTTGCATCACTACCAGGACTACTTTTCGAGGGGGATGGTGGGCTTGATCGAGAACATCCTCCCTCTGGCCTTGACGGCCTCGGCCATTTGCAGCGAGGATGCCATGCTACCGGTCACGGCTGCAGGCCATGAGAAGAGCGACTCTGTCCTGGACTCGACCGGTGATCGCGTGGACGACTACATAAGGTCCTCTTTGAAGAATGAATTCACAAAG ATGATCAAAACCAGTAGTTTCAATCAAGCAATGGATGCGAAACAAGAGGCGGTGGAAGCTCTCCTCAGCCTAGCGAAGGAGACGGAGGATTTGGCCTTGAGAGAGAGGGAATACTTCAGCCCCATCATGAAGAAATGGCATCCGTTCGCGGCCGGGGTCGCGGCGGTGGTGCTACACAATTGCTACGGGGCTGTGTTGAAGCGGTACATGGCTAGTTCGCCGAAGCTCAGCAGCGAAACCGTGAGCGTGCTTCAGAGAGCTGGGAAGCTAGAGAATTTCCTGGTGCAGATGGTGGTTGAGGACTCCACCGAGTGCGAGGACGGCGGCAAGTCCCTCGTCCGAGAAATGGCTCCGTACGAAGTCGAGTCCATCATCTTGAAGCTTTTGAAGCAATGGATCGATGAGAAGCTCAGGAAAGGGAAAGAATGCCTCCGGCAAGCCAAAGAAACCGAA ACATGGAACCCGAAGTCTAAGACTGAGCCGTACGCGCAATCCGCCGTGGAGCTAATGAGACTGATAAAGGAAACCGTGGACGAGTTCTTCGACATCCCGATCGGAATCACCGAGGACTTGATCCAAGATCTCGCCGACGGTCTAGGCCACCTGTTTCAGGATTACATTTCCTTTGCTGCATCATGTG GATCAAAGCAGAGTTACATTCCCTCACTCCCTCCTCTAACAAGATGTCACAGAGCCTCCCAGTTTGTCAAGATTTGGAGGAATGTCACTCCTTGCAGCGTCGGAGTGGAAGACGGGCATGGAATTGGGTCCAACGACGGCCACAACCCGAGGCCGTCGACGAGCCGCGGCACGCAGCGCCTCTACATCCGCCTCAACAGCTTGCACTACCTCCTCACCCACCTCCACTCCCTCAACAAGACCCTCACCCTCTCGCCCCGGGTCTCCCCGTCCCGGAACCGCTTCACAAACCGGCGGCAACAGGGCAAGACCTCGTCCTACTTCGACATTGCCCGGGGTTCGATCCAGGCGGCCTGCCAGCACGTCTCCGAGGTCGCCGCGTACCGCCTCATCTTCCTCGACTCGAACAACGTCTTCTACGAGAACCTTTACGCGGGCGACGTCGCCAATGCCCGCATTAGGCCCGTCTTGAGGACCCTCAAGCAGAACCTGACTCTACTGTGCGCGATCCTCACGGACTGCGCTCAGCCGCTCGCAGTCAAGGAGATCATGAAGGCCGCCTTCGAGGCCTACCTCATGGTGCTCCTGGCCGGGGGCAACTCGCGGGTCTTCTACCGAGGGGACCACAAGATGATCGACGAGGACTTGGCGGGCCTGAAGCGGGCCTTCGCCTCGTGCGGCGAGGGGCTCATAGCCGAGGATGTGGTCGACCGCGAGGCCGAGGTGGTGGAGGGGGTGGTTGCGCTGCTGGGGCAGGCGACGGAGCAGCTGATCGAGGACTTCAGCATCTTGACGTGCGAGACAAGCGGGATCGGGGTGATGGGCGCGGGGCAGAAGCTGCCGAtgccgacgacgacgaggagGTGGCACCGGTCGGACCCGAACACGATCTTGAGGGTGTTGTGCCACAGGAACGACAGGGCCGCGAATCATTTCCTCAAGAAATCGTTCCGGATGGCCAAGAGGAGATAG
- the LOC115743383 gene encoding glycine-rich cell wall structural protein isoform X2: protein MVKAFALLSLLCLHVVVSVSAKDATSVGEDDKKTLVGGGKGGGSGGGFGGGGGAGGGFGGGFGGGAGGGGGFGGGGGGGAGGGGGLGGGAGGGGGVGGGFGKGGGVGGGIGKGGGIGGGFGKGGGIGGGIGKGGGVGGGIGKGGGFGGGAGGGFGKGGGVGGGFGGGIGKGGGVGGGIGKGGGFGKGGGIGGGIGKGGRIGGGIGKGGGVGGGVGGGSGIGGGIGGGVGGGIGKGGGVGGGVGSGVGGGAGVGFGKGGGVGGGFGKGGGIGGGIGGGAGGGFGKGGGFGGGIGKGGGFGGGVGGGSGGGIGGGFGKGGGIGGGSGGGFGGGGGGGGGGGGFGGGGGGGIGHH, encoded by the exons ATGGTGAAGGCctttgctttgctttctctGCTTTGTCTGCATGTTGTGGTCAGTGTGAGTGCAAAAGATGCTACGAGTGTCGGCGAGGATGATAAGAAGACGTTGGTAGGTGGCGGCAAGGGAGGAGGGTCCGGAGGTGGCTTCGGGGGAGGAGGTGGAGCTGGTGGTGGCTTTGGAGGTGGGTTCGGTGGTGGAGCTGGTGGAGGAGGTGGGtttggaggtggaggtggtggtggtgccgGCGGTGGGGGTGGCTTAGGTGGTggtgctggtggtggtggtggagtaGGCGGTGGGTTCGGTAAGGGTGGTGGTGTAGGCGGCGGCATTGGGAAAGGCGGTGGTATTG GTGGTGGGTTTGGTAAGGGTGGTGGGATTGGCGGTGGGATAGGAAAAGGAGGCGGAGTTGGTGGAGGCATTGGCAAGGGTGGAGGTTTTGGCGGTGGTGCAGGAGGAGGATTCGGCAAGGGTGGTGGAGTTGGCGGTGGCTTTGGTGGCGGCATCGGAAAAGGAGGCGGAGTTGGTGGAGGCATTGGCAAGGGTGGTGGGTTTGGAAAAGGAGGGGGAATTGGAGGTGGCATTGGGAAAGGTGGCAGGATCGGCGGTGGGATCGGAAAGGGCGGAGGGGTTGGTGGTGGTgtaggaggaggttctggaatAGGCGGTGGTATTGGTGGAGGTGTCGGAGGAGGAATTGGAAAAGGTGGCGGAGTCGGAGGAGGCGTAGGCAGCGGAGTTGGGGGCGGTGCCGGAGTTGGATTTGGCAAAGGTGGAGGAGTAGGCGGAGGGTTTGGTAAGGGTGGCGGCATCGGTGGAGGAATTGGAGGCGGCGCCGGTGGAGGCTTCGGGAAAGGCGGTGGCTTCGGAGGCGGGATCGGGAAGGGTGGCGGATTTGGGGGCGGAGTTGGAGGAGGCTCGGGCGGAGGAATTGGCGGGGGATTTGGCAAGGGGGGAGGAATAGGGGGAGGCTCTGGAGGCGGCTTCGGTGGAGGTGGGgggggaggcggcggcggcggcggcttcgGAGGCGGCGGGGGTGGTGGAATTGGACACCACTGA
- the LOC115743383 gene encoding glycine-rich cell wall structural protein isoform X3 — MVKAFALLSLLCLHVVVSVSAKDATSVGEDDKKTLVGGGKGGGSGGGFGGGGGAGGGFGGGFGGGAGGGGGFGGGGGGGAGGGGGLGGGAGGGGGVGGGFGKGGGVGGGIGKGGGIGGGIGKGGGFGGGIGKGGGVGGGIGKGGGVGGGVGGGFGKGGGAGGGFGKGGGIGGGIGKGGGVGGGIGKGGGFGGGAGGGFGKGGGVGGGFGGGIGKGGGVGGGIGKGGGFGKGGGIGGGIGKGGRIGGGIGKGGGVGGGVGGGSGIGGGIGGGVGGGIGKGGGVGGGVGSGIGKGGGFGGGVGGGSGGGIGGGFGKGGGIGGGSGGGFGGGGGGGGGGGGFGGGGGGGIGHH; from the exons ATGGTGAAGGCctttgctttgctttctctGCTTTGTCTGCATGTTGTGGTCAGTGTGAGTGCAAAAGATGCTACGAGTGTCGGCGAGGATGATAAGAAGACGTTGGTAGGTGGCGGCAAGGGAGGAGGGTCCGGAGGTGGCTTCGGGGGAGGAGGTGGAGCTGGTGGTGGCTTTGGAGGTGGGTTCGGTGGTGGAGCTGGTGGAGGAGGTGGGtttggaggtggaggtggtggtggtgccgGCGGTGGGGGTGGCTTAGGTGGTggtgctggtggtggtggtggagtaGGCGGTGGGTTCGGTAAGGGTGGTGGTGTAGGCGGCGGCATTGGGAAAGGCGGTGGTATTGGTGGTGGGATTGGTAAAGGAGGCGGCTTTGGTGGTGGCATTGGAAAAGGAGGTGGAGTCGGTGGAGGCATTGGCAAGGGTGGAGGTGTCGGCGGTGGTGTTGGAGGTGGGTTCGGCAAGGGTGGCGGAGCTGGTGGTGGGTTTGGTAAGGGTGGTGGGATTGGCGGTGGGATAGGAAAAGGAGGCGGAGTTGGTGGAGGCATTGGCAAGGGTGGAGGTTTTGGCGGTGGTGCAGGAGGAGGATTCGGCAAGGGTGGTGGAGTTGGCGGTGGCTTTGGTGGCGGCATCGGAAAAGGAGGCGGAGTTGGTGGAGGCATTGGCAAGGGTGGTGGGTTTGGAAAAGGAGGGGGAATTGGAGGTGGCATTGGGAAAGGTGGCAGGATCGGCGGTGGGATCGGAAAGGGCGGAGGGGTTGGTGGTGGTgtaggaggaggttctggaatAGGCGGTGGTATTGGTGGAGGTGTCGGAGGAGGAATTGGAAAAGGTGGCGGAGTCGGAGGAGGCGTAGGCA GCGGGATCGGGAAGGGTGGCGGATTTGGGGGCGGAGTTGGAGGAGGCTCGGGCGGAGGAATTGGCGGGGGATTTGGCAAGGGGGGAGGAATAGGGGGAGGCTCTGGAGGCGGCTTCGGTGGAGGTGGGgggggaggcggcggcggcggcggcttcgGAGGCGGCGGGGGTGGTGGAATTGGACACCACTGA
- the LOC115743383 gene encoding glycine-rich cell wall structural protein isoform X1, giving the protein MVKAFALLSLLCLHVVVSVSAKDATSVGEDDKKTLVGGGKGGGSGGGFGGGGGAGGGFGGGFGGGAGGGGGFGGGGGGGAGGGGGLGGGAGGGGGVGGGFGKGGGVGGGIGKGGGIGGGIGKGGGFGGGIGKGGGVGGGIGKGGGVGGGVGGGFGKGGGAGGGFGKGGGIGGGIGKGGGVGGGIGKGGGFGGGAGGGFGKGGGVGGGFGGGIGKGGGVGGGIGKGGGFGKGGGIGGGIGKGGRIGGGIGKGGGVGGGVGGGSGIGGGIGGGVGGGIGKGGGVGGGVGSGVGGGAGVGFGKGGGVGGGFGKGGGIGGGIGGGAGGGFGKGGGFGGGIGKGGGFGGGVGGGSGGGIGGGFGKGGGIGGGSGGGFGGGGGGGGGGGGFGGGGGGGIGHH; this is encoded by the coding sequence ATGGTGAAGGCctttgctttgctttctctGCTTTGTCTGCATGTTGTGGTCAGTGTGAGTGCAAAAGATGCTACGAGTGTCGGCGAGGATGATAAGAAGACGTTGGTAGGTGGCGGCAAGGGAGGAGGGTCCGGAGGTGGCTTCGGGGGAGGAGGTGGAGCTGGTGGTGGCTTTGGAGGTGGGTTCGGTGGTGGAGCTGGTGGAGGAGGTGGGtttggaggtggaggtggtggtggtgccgGCGGTGGGGGTGGCTTAGGTGGTggtgctggtggtggtggtggagtaGGCGGTGGGTTCGGTAAGGGTGGTGGTGTAGGCGGCGGCATTGGGAAAGGCGGTGGTATTGGTGGTGGGATTGGTAAAGGAGGCGGCTTTGGTGGTGGCATTGGAAAAGGAGGTGGAGTCGGTGGAGGCATTGGCAAGGGTGGAGGTGTCGGCGGTGGTGTTGGAGGTGGGTTCGGCAAGGGTGGCGGAGCTGGTGGTGGGTTTGGTAAGGGTGGTGGGATTGGCGGTGGGATAGGAAAAGGAGGCGGAGTTGGTGGAGGCATTGGCAAGGGTGGAGGTTTTGGCGGTGGTGCAGGAGGAGGATTCGGCAAGGGTGGTGGAGTTGGCGGTGGCTTTGGTGGCGGCATCGGAAAAGGAGGCGGAGTTGGTGGAGGCATTGGCAAGGGTGGTGGGTTTGGAAAAGGAGGGGGAATTGGAGGTGGCATTGGGAAAGGTGGCAGGATCGGCGGTGGGATCGGAAAGGGCGGAGGGGTTGGTGGTGGTgtaggaggaggttctggaatAGGCGGTGGTATTGGTGGAGGTGTCGGAGGAGGAATTGGAAAAGGTGGCGGAGTCGGAGGAGGCGTAGGCAGCGGAGTTGGGGGCGGTGCCGGAGTTGGATTTGGCAAAGGTGGAGGAGTAGGCGGAGGGTTTGGTAAGGGTGGCGGCATCGGTGGAGGAATTGGAGGCGGCGCCGGTGGAGGCTTCGGGAAAGGCGGTGGCTTCGGAGGCGGGATCGGGAAGGGTGGCGGATTTGGGGGCGGAGTTGGAGGAGGCTCGGGCGGAGGAATTGGCGGGGGATTTGGCAAGGGGGGAGGAATAGGGGGAGGCTCTGGAGGCGGCTTCGGTGGAGGTGGGgggggaggcggcggcggcggcggcttcgGAGGCGGCGGGGGTGGTGGAATTGGACACCACTGA